Genomic segment of Paenibacillus polymyxa:
TCGGTCGTATTAATATGCTGACCGCCCGCACCACTGGCCCGGTACGTATCAATTTTGAGATCTTCCGTGCGGATTTCAATGTCCACATCATCCGCAATTTCAGGCACCACATCACAGGATACGAACGATGTATGCCGACGGCCGGAGGAATCAAATGGAGAGATACGAACCAGCCGATGCACGCCTTTCTCCGCTTTCAGATAGCCGTAGGCATTATAGCCTTTAATCAATAGTGTTACACTCTTAATCCCTGCTTCATCACCCGCTAGATAATCCAGGGTCTCTACCTTAAAGCCCCGTTTTTCAGCCCAGCGTGTATACATCCGTAGCAACATTTGTCCCCAGTCTTGGGACTCAGTTCCGCCTGCTCCCGGATGCAACTCCAGAATGGCATTAAGTTTGTCATACGGCTGATTCAAAAGCAATTGCAATTCAAACTCCTGAAGCTTACTCAGCAGAGAAGTGACACTGTTCTCGATCTCTCCAGCCAGTGTTTCATCGCCTTCCTCATCAGCCAGCTCAGCCATCATACCAGCGTCTTCATATTCCTGACGAAGCTGTTCATAGCTGTC
This window contains:
- the prfB gene encoding peptide chain release factor 2 (programmed frameshift), coding for MIDPSVKHDLREIGKKLTNLRGSLDLDLKQEMIANFEVKMAAPDFWDDNDKAQGVIAEMNAVKSSVDSYEQLRQEYEDAGMMAELADEEGDETLAGEIENSVTSLLSKLQEFELQLLLNQPYDKLNAILELHPGAGGTESQDWGQMLLRMYTRWAEKRGFKVETLDYLAGDEAGIKSVTLLIKGYNAYGYLKAEKGVHRLVRISPFDSSGRRHTSFVSCDVVPEIADDVDIEIRTEDLKIDTYRASGAGGQHINTTDSAVRITHLPSGIVVTCQNERSQIKNRERAMTMLRSKLYERKIEEQRQQLDEIRGEQSDIAWGSQIRSYVFHPYSMVKDHRTSVETGNVGAVMDGDLDPFIDGYLRSQIKLDAE